The genome window TCCATTTCATCGAGTCGCATATCATTTGTCCAAAGGTCAATGTGCATCGCATTTTTATCTTCATGATCCCACATCGAAAGCATGATGGATTTGGTTTCTTTGTAATCCTTTCCCGAATCGCTGGCTTTCCATTCTATTTTTTCGGGAATTTGCTTGTCGTCCAGGCTTATTTTAAAATTGATCTCTGAAGTTTTGCCCATAAGTTTTTTGATTTTTGGCAAAGTTAGTTCAATTCTTTGGATTAGGCTGAGGGGGGGAGGGCAGAATCTGTCAGGGATTTAGGAAAAGCTTAGTTTTCAGCAATCAGTTCTTTAATCATTTCAATATTTTTTGGAGCATTCCACTCTATGCTGCCAATTTTTTTAAAAATCACTTCACCTTTGGAATTGAAAATATAAGTAGTTGGAATCGTTCTGATGCCGAGTTTTTCCCGCTTTTCCTGCATTTGCAGGTAGGTATAAGAATAGGGAAATCGCTGTTTAAATTTTTGCAGCAAAGGGAGGTTTTCATCAGAGACAATAAGGAATTCGATATTTTCTCCCTCCAACGCTTTTTTTGCATTTTCAATACTGGGCAGTTCCGCTATGCAAGGGCCGCACCAAGTTGCCATTACATTCAAAAAAACTGTTTTTCCTTCTAATTCGGTTTTAGAAAAAGTACTGCCGTCCAGGTTTTTAAAAGTCAATTCCTCTAAAGTGATGCCAGGAGCCACACGGTACATATTATAATAGACCAAAAAGGCAAAAATTAACAGCAGCGGAATCAACCATTTTTTAAAAGATAGAACCATTTTTTTGTTTTGTCGTATTGTAATGTTAACTTAATGTTAATAAACTATGAAGACACTATTATCCATATTGTTTTTTAGCCTGATTTTTCTTACAGCAATATCCCTTCATGCAAAGGATATTTACACTGTGTATAATGAAAAAGGAAATAAGGTAAAAGAAGTTGTGCAAATAGACGAAAAAAATCACAAAGTGGTAAAATACCATGAAAATGGCGCTATAGAAGAACAGGGCTATTATAAAAACGGTGAAAAAAATGCCTGTTGGTTGCGTTACGATGAAAAGGGAAATTGTATCTCAAGAGTATATTTTGACAAGGGTGTGCGAACAGGTGTTTGGAATATTCAGGCATATAATGGTACGTATTCTTATCAAATTGCCTATGAAGATGACAAGGCAATACAGATCAAAAAAATAGCTGTTTCCGGTAAAGTTCTTGAAGAGATTGAGCCATAGAAATTTTATTTAGAATTAATTTCCCCTTTCCAACTGCTCCAAATAAGCTTTGCTTTTGCTGATTTGCGCCTTAAAATCATTGGCAATTTCTTCAATTTTCTCTTTCTCCTGTTCTAAATATTGCATGGCTTCTTGCTCAGTTTTTTCCTTTGGTTCTCTATAGTTTTTCATCCATTTCATCATTGAAGCAGCAGTGGCGTCCAGGCTGAGTTTTTTCATTTTTAATTCTTCAATTACTTCAGTAGGAACATTATCCAAACTCGATAAGCTGTCGGTCTTTCTTTTAATTTTTTCCTGCAAGCTTGAAATTTCCTGCATACGTGGCATCACTTCATCGTGAATACGAATAACTTCCTTGTGCATATAATCCACCTGGCTGGGGCTTTTCTTTTGTTTGTCATTTTTCTTTTCTACCGAATTGCATGCAGCAAAAATCAGTAATAAAGCTAAAATGATCAGTGCAAAATATTTTTTATTGTAAAACATGCTTTTTTATTTTTGTTACTATTGAAAGGTTAAAGATACCAAGTCTTTTAGAATTGTTCTAAACTGCAATCTTTTGGAACCAAAGCAAGGTGAAATTAATTGAAAGATTGTCATTTATAGCAGAATGCTCTATGGATTAAATAGAGTTTTATTATTATTGCAATGGAAAAACGAACCCCAATGTCTGAAACACAAATTTCTTCTGAAAAAGTATCAACTGAAAAATCAAGTCAGGAAGTTGATATTCCCAAATTGATCAAAACTAAATTTTCTAAGAAAAATCCTTGTCCAGAGTTTGTTGAAAATCTGAGAAACCAGGTGATCAATAGCGAGGTGGAGAATTAAAGCAAAAGTTTTTTTCAGTCCTTTGTCCTGGTTAGGTTTATCAGGTTGCATGATTTATTTATGCTGTTCCTAAGCGTCCTTCCCCTCAATTTTTGAAGCAATATACTTTTCTACATTCTCTTCCAGAATATCCAACGGCACTGCACCATTGGCAATAACTACTTCATGGAATTCACGAATGTCGAATAGTTTGCCCATTTCCCGCATTGCTTTCTTGCGCAGCTCCAGAATTTTCAATTGCCCTACTTTATAAGCAGTAGCCTGTCCGGGTAGTACAATATGCCTTTCCACCATTTTCACACAGTCATCATAAGGGTTGGGCGTGTTTTCAGAATAAAAGGCAATGCCTTCTTCACGTGTCCATTTTTTGGAGTGAATACCGGCATCTACTACCATGCGGCAGGCGCGCCACAATTCCATGGCCAGTCGACCGAAATCTGAGTAAGGGTCGGAATAAAAACCCATTTCCCTGGGAATGTATTCTGAGTATAGTCCCCAGCCTTCAATATAAGCTGTGTAATTTCCGCCCAGGGTCCTGAACTTAGGCAGCCCCTCTAATTCCTGAGCAATGCTCAGCTGCATGTGGTGGCCGGGAATCCCTTCGTGATAGGCCAGGGCTTCCATTTGATAAACCGGCATTTGGCTCATGTCATAGAGATTGACATAATAAGTGCCAGGCCTTGAACCGTCTGGTGCGGGTCTTTGATAAAATGCCTTACCGGCAGTTTTTTCTCGAAATGCTTCCACTCTTTTTACTGTGAGTTTAGCTTCTGGCTTGGTGATGAAAAGTTCATCCAATCGGGTACGCATTGTATCTATCAGCGCAATGGATTCATGCAGGTATTTTGCTTTTCCACTTGAATCATTGGAATAATAGAATTGCTCATCTTCTCTCATGAATTTGAAAAAAGCCTGCAAATCTCCCTCAAAATCAACCTGACCTTTGATATTGCGCATTTCATTGTGGATGCGCTCCACTTCTTCCATGCCTTTATTGAAAATGTCATCAGCACTAAGCTCGGTAGTTGTGATCTTTTGAAGTTGGGAATCGTAAAATTCATTGCCATTCTCAAATTTCCATACACCAGCTTCTTCAGTGGCTTTGCGCTCAATTCTGACTATTTCAGCAATTAATTCCCTGTATGCTGGAAGCATAATGGTTTTCAAACTCTTTTCAGCATTATTAAGCATTGTCTTTTTATCAGCATCAGAAAGGCTGTCGAGTGCTGAAATTTTTGATTTAAAATCTGCATACACAGCATTCGTATCTGCTGAATTGTCCAATGGATAACCGGAAATGATATTTTTGCAATCGTCAAGCACGTGTGGAAACACAAATTTTGGAGCGATGATGTTTTTCTCAGCTCTGAGTTCTAAATTATCGATCAATTGTTCGATAGGATAGTCCACGGTGGACAGTCGCGTAAGATAATCCTCGGCATCTTTGATTGTGCTGATCCGGTGGATATTGATGAAAAAAGAAGGAATCCATGAGTGGGTGCCATGCATTTGGTTCACAGGGTAGGAGTAGTGTCTGAATTTGAATCGCTCTATACCTTGTTCGAGGCTTTTAATTTTCATGCGGTAGCTGAGCTCGCCTTGGGGAGTCATTTTAGCTGGGTCAAATTTCATTTTAAGTGTATCGAGTAAAGCTTTATCCAACTTATGTTCAACAATTTCCATAGAATCAGAACGGTCGCTCCATTTATCGTAATCTTTTTTTATGCCGAGGTACGATTGCCAGGTAGGGTAGCGGTCAACTTGTTCGTCCCATTTTTCATCCAGGAATTCAAAAAAATCTTTGGTGTAAGTTTCCGGGTCAGTCTTTTCCACTTTTTTATCTGAAGCGGAATTGTTACAGGCTGCAATTAAAAACAGAGTAATGGCAAATACAATCGAGTATTGAAATTTCATTTGGAATATTTTTTTGCAAAGTTAATTTTTTGGAGAATTAATTGGACTGTCTCAAGTTAATCAATTTGATATCCACATAAACCGGCAGGTGATCGCTGTAGCCACCGTTGTATCGCGGGCCGAGATAGGTTCTGTTGGGTTTTACACCCTGGTGAGTAGGATCTTCTTCAAGCAACCAATCCTGGGAAAACACATGCGCGCGCTGGTTTTTCACTTTTAAATTCCGCTTGCCGTACCAGAGGGCTTTAGAAATAATAATATGGTCCAGCACGCTCCATTGCCCCTGGTATTTATGGGTGCCGATATTCCAGCCTAAATTGGCTGTAAGGTTTATTAAGTGCCCATCCTCGGGTTTC of Chitinophagales bacterium contains these proteins:
- the gldC gene encoding gliding motility protein GldC, which produces MGKTSEINFKISLDDKQIPEKIEWKASDSGKDYKETKSIMLSMWDHEDKNAMHIDLWTNDMRLDEMDAHFFQTLLTIADTYQRATKSEIVMPEMRKFCESLADKISAAEKAKNKK
- a CDS encoding TlpA disulfide reductase family protein → MVLSFKKWLIPLLLIFAFLVYYNMYRVAPGITLEELTFKNLDGSTFSKTELEGKTVFLNVMATWCGPCIAELPSIENAKKALEGENIEFLIVSDENLPLLQKFKQRFPYSYTYLQMQEKREKLGIRTIPTTYIFNSKGEVIFKKIGSIEWNAPKNIEMIKELIAEN
- a CDS encoding DUF885 domain-containing protein, with the protein product MKFQYSIVFAITLFLIAACNNSASDKKVEKTDPETYTKDFFEFLDEKWDEQVDRYPTWQSYLGIKKDYDKWSDRSDSMEIVEHKLDKALLDTLKMKFDPAKMTPQGELSYRMKIKSLEQGIERFKFRHYSYPVNQMHGTHSWIPSFFINIHRISTIKDAEDYLTRLSTVDYPIEQLIDNLELRAEKNIIAPKFVFPHVLDDCKNIISGYPLDNSADTNAVYADFKSKISALDSLSDADKKTMLNNAEKSLKTIMLPAYRELIAEIVRIERKATEEAGVWKFENGNEFYDSQLQKITTTELSADDIFNKGMEEVERIHNEMRNIKGQVDFEGDLQAFFKFMREDEQFYYSNDSSGKAKYLHESIALIDTMRTRLDELFITKPEAKLTVKRVEAFREKTAGKAFYQRPAPDGSRPGTYYVNLYDMSQMPVYQMEALAYHEGIPGHHMQLSIAQELEGLPKFRTLGGNYTAYIEGWGLYSEYIPREMGFYSDPYSDFGRLAMELWRACRMVVDAGIHSKKWTREEGIAFYSENTPNPYDDCVKMVERHIVLPGQATAYKVGQLKILELRKKAMREMGKLFDIREFHEVVIANGAVPLDILEENVEKYIASKIEGKDA